The following coding sequences are from one Paenibacillus tundrae window:
- a CDS encoding ABC transporter ATP-binding protein, protein MLDITQVTKLFNPGTTDEKTALVGVNLTMNPGDFVTVIGSNGAGKSTLMNIISGVMKPDMGDVLIHDRSIKNLPEHKRSSWIGRVFQDPMAGTAPHMSIEENMAMAYKRGKGRGLGFGVTRARREIFNAQLEKLGIGLEKRPNAKVGLLSGGERQALSLLMATFTQPQILLLDEHTAALDPSRAELITELTETLVREMRLTTLMVTHNMEQAIRLGNRLIMMDKGRIILDVSEERKRTLTVSELLGEFERISGKKMADDRVVLG, encoded by the coding sequence ATGCTGGACATTACACAAGTTACCAAGCTGTTCAATCCAGGCACAACGGATGAGAAGACGGCGCTGGTTGGTGTGAATCTAACGATGAACCCGGGAGATTTCGTCACCGTAATTGGCAGTAATGGAGCAGGGAAGTCCACGCTGATGAACATCATATCAGGTGTGATGAAACCGGATATGGGCGATGTGCTGATCCATGACCGTTCGATCAAGAACCTGCCAGAGCATAAGCGCAGCAGCTGGATCGGCAGGGTGTTCCAGGATCCGATGGCAGGTACCGCACCGCATATGTCCATTGAAGAAAATATGGCGATGGCCTATAAGCGTGGCAAGGGACGTGGACTTGGCTTTGGGGTTACCCGTGCAAGACGGGAAATTTTCAACGCTCAGCTAGAGAAGCTGGGTATTGGACTTGAGAAACGGCCGAATGCCAAGGTAGGTCTGTTGTCTGGCGGGGAGCGTCAAGCACTTAGTCTGCTCATGGCCACATTCACGCAGCCGCAGATTCTGCTGCTCGATGAGCACACGGCAGCGCTAGATCCTTCACGGGCGGAACTGATTACGGAGCTAACCGAGACGTTAGTTCGTGAGATGAGACTGACTACGCTTATGGTCACGCATAACATGGAGCAGGCGATTCGCCTGGGGAACCGTCTGATCATGATGGACAAAGGCCGAATTATTCTGGATGTTAGCGAAGAACGCAAGCGCACACTGACCGTCTCTGAGCTGCTTGGCGAGTTCGAACGCATTAGTGGTAAGAAAATGGCAGATGACCGCGTAGTCCTTGGCTAA
- a CDS encoding ABC transporter permease: protein MSISWSSIEGAIELGLLYALMALGVYITFRILDFPDLTVDGSFTTGGAIAAVMISNDFSPWLACLAAMGGGMLAGICTGLLHTKGKINGLLSGILMMIALYSINLRILGGAPNKSIMGMDSPFSGEHVMVIIIIVVLLFKIMLDLFMKTDIGLALRATGDNKRMIRSFGANTDVTTIVGVSLSNGLVALSGAFIAQQAGFADITMGIGMIVIGLASVIIGEAILGARTVFWATLAAVVGSIIYRIVVAIALEVPWFDTSDMKLITAVIVIIALVFPSMRRSMKQKKLARRRMQELMQSTGQRATKGGM, encoded by the coding sequence GTGAGTATAAGCTGGAGTTCAATTGAAGGAGCGATAGAGCTCGGTCTGTTATATGCATTAATGGCACTCGGCGTATATATTACGTTCCGAATCCTCGACTTCCCCGATCTCACCGTTGACGGGAGTTTTACGACAGGAGGAGCCATTGCGGCGGTGATGATCTCGAACGATTTCTCTCCTTGGCTCGCCTGTCTTGCAGCAATGGGTGGGGGCATGTTGGCTGGTATATGTACGGGATTGCTTCATACGAAGGGTAAGATTAATGGCTTGTTATCCGGTATCCTGATGATGATTGCCCTGTACTCCATCAACCTGCGTATTCTGGGCGGAGCACCGAATAAGTCCATTATGGGGATGGACAGTCCGTTCTCGGGAGAACATGTCATGGTCATCATTATCATCGTTGTACTGCTATTCAAGATCATGCTGGATCTGTTTATGAAAACAGATATCGGACTTGCGCTTCGTGCAACAGGGGATAACAAACGTATGATCCGAAGTTTTGGAGCCAATACCGATGTAACGACTATTGTTGGTGTCAGCCTGTCCAACGGATTGGTTGCTTTGTCTGGAGCATTTATTGCGCAGCAAGCTGGCTTTGCAGATATTACAATGGGAATTGGTATGATCGTTATCGGACTTGCCTCAGTTATTATCGGAGAAGCGATTCTAGGGGCACGAACTGTATTCTGGGCAACGCTGGCGGCCGTGGTTGGTTCGATTATTTATCGGATTGTTGTGGCAATCGCACTTGAAGTGCCTTGGTTCGATACGTCTGACATGAAATTGATTACTGCTGTTATTGTTATTATCGCTCTCGTATTCCCTTCCATGCGCCGCTCAATGAAACAAAAGAAGCTGGCACGCAGAAGAATGCAAGAGCTGATGCAATCGACAGGTCAAAGGGCGACGAAGGGAGGCATGTGA
- a CDS encoding ABC transporter substrate-binding protein, with protein MKKKFWLSLMMVASMIVAAGCGNNGGTATESEGTGGSAGEGSAEQSYRIAISQIVEHPSLDATREGFIAALKDAGIEENKNLSIDYNNAQGDSTNNLSIAQKISGDSKNDLVLGIATPSALALAQQVKEKPLLFAAVTDPLGAKLVSDMDKPGGNITGASDTNPKAIVQLSDFIAKHLTDIKTVGLVINEGEPNAVVMAKNAEEALAKHGITLVKAPVTNTSEVKQATDSLVGKVDAFYITLDNSVVSAVDTIIQTANKNKIPFFSSDRDTVEKGAFATVGFKYYDHGYQVGEMAADILKNGTNPGDMKVTVPDKLDLILNLKAAEAQGITVTDEMKAEVKDQDNNIIE; from the coding sequence ATGAAAAAGAAATTTTGGTTGTCTCTAATGATGGTTGCATCGATGATCGTAGCAGCTGGTTGCGGTAATAATGGCGGTACAGCTACTGAATCTGAGGGCACTGGCGGCAGTGCAGGCGAAGGAAGCGCAGAGCAATCATATCGCATCGCTATCTCACAAATTGTAGAACATCCATCACTTGACGCTACACGCGAAGGATTCATTGCAGCGCTGAAGGATGCAGGGATCGAAGAGAACAAGAACCTCAGCATTGACTATAATAATGCGCAAGGCGATTCCACGAATAATCTATCCATTGCTCAGAAAATTTCAGGAGACTCCAAAAATGATCTCGTACTTGGGATCGCTACACCATCTGCATTAGCCTTGGCTCAGCAAGTGAAGGAGAAGCCATTACTCTTCGCAGCGGTAACCGATCCACTGGGGGCTAAACTGGTGAGTGACATGGACAAGCCGGGTGGTAACATAACGGGTGCATCCGACACCAACCCAAAAGCCATTGTGCAGCTGTCTGATTTTATTGCTAAACATCTAACGGATATCAAGACGGTAGGTCTTGTTATTAACGAAGGTGAACCGAATGCAGTGGTTATGGCGAAAAATGCGGAAGAGGCTCTTGCGAAGCATGGCATTACGCTCGTTAAAGCCCCTGTGACCAATACATCTGAAGTTAAACAAGCGACGGATTCCCTGGTGGGTAAAGTCGATGCCTTCTATATCACGCTCGACAACTCTGTTGTTAGTGCGGTAGATACGATTATTCAGACAGCTAACAAAAACAAAATTCCGTTCTTCTCAAGTGACCGGGATACTGTTGAAAAGGGTGCTTTTGCAACCGTTGGCTTCAAATATTATGATCACGGATATCAAGTGGGAGAAATGGCTGCGGATATTCTGAAGAACGGCACCAACCCAGGAGATATGAAAGTAACCGTTCCAGATAAGCTGGATCTGATTCTGAACCTGAAAGCAGCTGAAGCTCAAGGTATCACAGTTACCGATGAGATGAAGGCAGAAGTGAAGGATCAGGACAATAACATTATTGAATAA
- a CDS encoding Rpn family recombination-promoting nuclease/putative transposase, producing MNELLDPKNDYVFKRIFGSEDNKDVLLAFLNQTFKNAGESLLTEIVLLNPYTDKNTPREKQSILDIHAKTDMGKLINVEMQLFNQYDLEKRTLFYWGKQFSGQLLEGQRYSQLKKCVTINIINFSMLPNDQYHNVFHLREDTTHIPLTDDLEIHFMEIPKLNDTNIKMEDGLVRWLLFLKGITKSSWEALMMHELEPALKKAMSVLEFLSQDEQARQQYEARQKFLRDEASMIEGAREEGLKKGIKEGEAESKRKIAQNMLSMGLDQDTIMKATGLTSAELRDIQEEQN from the coding sequence ATGAATGAACTGCTTGATCCCAAGAATGATTACGTGTTCAAACGAATCTTTGGAAGTGAGGATAATAAGGATGTACTTCTGGCCTTCCTTAATCAGACGTTCAAGAATGCAGGGGAGTCCCTGCTAACAGAAATTGTTTTACTTAATCCATATACGGACAAGAACACACCGAGAGAAAAACAGTCCATACTGGATATTCACGCAAAAACAGATATGGGCAAACTAATTAATGTGGAAATGCAGTTGTTTAACCAGTATGATTTAGAGAAAAGAACTTTGTTTTATTGGGGAAAACAATTCTCTGGACAATTACTTGAGGGTCAGCGTTATAGTCAGCTCAAAAAATGTGTGACAATCAATATTATAAATTTTAGCATGCTCCCAAATGATCAGTATCACAACGTATTTCATTTGAGAGAAGACACTACTCATATACCGTTGACAGATGATTTAGAAATTCACTTTATGGAGATCCCTAAGTTAAACGATACCAACATCAAGATGGAAGACGGATTAGTGCGCTGGCTATTATTTCTTAAAGGAATAACAAAATCTAGCTGGGAGGCGTTAATGATGCATGAATTGGAACCTGCATTGAAGAAGGCTATGAGTGTGTTGGAGTTCCTAAGTCAGGATGAACAGGCGCGTCAACAATACGAGGCACGGCAAAAGTTTTTGCGCGATGAGGCATCAATGATTGAAGGTGCACGTGAAGAAGGGTTGAAGAAAGGCATTAAAGAAGGAGAAGCAGAGAGTAAACGCAAGATCGCACAAAATATGCTATCCATGGGTCTTGACCAAGATACCATTATGAAAGCCACAGGACTAACCTCTGCTGAACTGAGAGATATACAGGAAGAACAGAACTAA
- a CDS encoding helix-turn-helix transcriptional regulator yields MKREDEMTTRERILFMLKRQGTLTAREITAELGLTGMAIRRHLTSLEQEGLIEVHEARATAGRPSSVYHLTGLGDNFFPKSYPSLTLELLEELSESAGSGVVDTLFESRRDKLLRNGLPQMEGQDLAGRVEELARIQNNNGYMADASQEDDGTYVITELNCPIVQVASVYKQACRCELELFRSLLKADVERTECYADGGKKCTYQIREASGN; encoded by the coding sequence GTGAAACGTGAAGATGAAATGACGACGCGTGAACGGATCTTGTTCATGCTGAAGCGACAAGGCACGTTGACCGCGAGGGAGATAACGGCTGAGCTAGGGCTGACAGGCATGGCTATTCGCCGTCACCTTACGTCACTGGAGCAAGAAGGGCTGATTGAGGTTCATGAAGCCCGTGCTACAGCAGGACGCCCGTCATCGGTGTATCATCTGACGGGGCTGGGAGATAACTTTTTCCCGAAGTCCTATCCTTCGCTTACACTGGAGTTGTTAGAGGAACTATCGGAATCTGCGGGAAGTGGCGTTGTAGATACGTTGTTTGAGAGCCGCCGGGATAAACTGTTGCGTAATGGTTTGCCTCAGATGGAGGGTCAGGATCTGGCTGGACGTGTAGAGGAACTGGCGCGTATTCAGAATAACAACGGATATATGGCAGATGCTTCGCAAGAGGATGACGGTACTTATGTCATCACGGAGCTGAACTGTCCAATTGTACAGGTGGCAAGTGTCTATAAACAGGCTTGTCGCTGTGAATTAGAGTTATTCCGTTCGTTGCTGAAGGCTGATGTGGAGCGCACAGAATGTTATGCCGATGGTGGCAAGAAATGCACATATCAGATTCGTGAAGCATCAGGGAATTAA
- a CDS encoding rhodanese-related sulfurtransferase, with the protein MCNSAYRVLLYYKFVKIEDPEAFTQEHLQYCKDLGVKGRILIAAEGINGTVSGTPEQTEQYMKDMHANPLFSDMVFKIDDVEEHAFKKIFVRHKAELVTFRVDEELDPNVVSGKRLSPKEFHEHLQRDDVIVIDGRNDYEYEIGHFRGAIRPDVESFREFPEWIRENLGDMKDKKIITYCTGGIRCEKLTGFMINEGFQDVAQLEGGIVTYGKDPEVQGRLFDGKCYVFDERISVPINRTDEDIVIASCYHCGTTHDRYINCPTCNLQHVSCEDCEETHNRFCSDACREAAPVHA; encoded by the coding sequence ATGTGTAACAGCGCGTACCGCGTGCTTTTATATTATAAGTTCGTGAAGATTGAAGACCCTGAAGCATTTACGCAAGAGCATTTGCAATATTGTAAGGATCTAGGCGTAAAAGGTCGTATTCTCATTGCTGCTGAAGGCATCAACGGAACGGTGTCGGGAACACCGGAACAGACGGAGCAATACATGAAGGACATGCATGCGAATCCGTTGTTCAGCGATATGGTGTTTAAGATTGATGATGTCGAAGAGCATGCGTTCAAAAAAATATTTGTTCGTCACAAAGCAGAGCTGGTCACCTTCCGTGTGGACGAAGAGCTTGACCCCAATGTGGTTAGCGGCAAACGCCTCTCACCGAAGGAATTCCACGAGCATCTGCAGCGTGATGACGTCATCGTGATCGATGGACGTAATGACTATGAGTACGAAATTGGTCACTTCCGCGGAGCAATCCGGCCAGACGTGGAATCATTCCGTGAGTTTCCAGAGTGGATTCGAGAGAATCTGGGCGATATGAAGGACAAAAAGATCATTACCTACTGCACGGGTGGCATTCGTTGCGAGAAGCTGACTGGATTCATGATTAATGAAGGATTCCAGGATGTAGCTCAGCTTGAAGGCGGCATTGTAACGTATGGTAAAGATCCAGAAGTACAAGGTCGTTTGTTTGACGGTAAATGTTATGTATTTGATGAGCGTATTTCCGTACCAATCAATCGTACAGACGAAGATATTGTGATTGCTAGCTGCTATCACTGCGGAACAACGCATGACCGATATATTAATTGTCCAACCTGCAACCTACAGCATGTAAGCTGTGAGGATTGCGAAGAGACGCATAACCGCTTTTGCTCGGATGCTTGCCGGGAGGCAGCACCAGTACACGCATAA